Proteins found in one Brevibacillus brevis genomic segment:
- a CDS encoding non-ribosomal peptide synthetase, producing the protein MNGVQIKNIYRLTPMQEGMLYHFILHPESEVHFEQTVITMEESLRLDLLDQSFRDLVERFDILRTVFHYKESKKPLQIVLKQREAAIQIEDISDLNQDEQEAFVEQFLVRDRRKRFDLEKDLLFRMTVMKLSETKYKMVWSFHHIIMDGWCLGIVAKDFFHIYRSYLQNKKAELAPPYSFSSYITWLGKQNKQEGLSFWRDSLDGFDQQSPLPVEYISTGKGYQRKSIVFRIDRETTARLEQIARANDVTLSIVFHSLWGLLLHRYNYANDVVFGSVVSGRPSELVGVEEMVGLFVNTIPMRIRSEGKQTFSELLGQVQQFFTATSSYQYLSLADIQSETALKQNLIQHLMVFENYPLTEEAFDEDGKGGLFGITDVQGYEQTSYDFNLCIIPGKELEIHFIYNALAYSDAYLQKVQAHLNQLVQSVIRNPDQPIANMQMVTDEEQALILEQWNDTEMLVDQTRTIDQLFKEQVKKGPHHIAVVDQEGSYTYQELDDKSDALAHVLRKKGVKPGSIVGVMVERSTAYSLAILAVLKAGGAFLPISTDHPSERISYMMEDSGASIVLVHDPTVAYAERILPAAMVINLDGRSVYNGVTADVETFHRSSDMAYVIYTSGSTGKPKGVRLHHVGIANLQQFFINDLGITQNDRVLQFASISFDASVWEFTMGVLTGARLVVVSKDVVLDSQAFSEYLLRHEVTVATLPPTFVTYLEPENFPKLQTLITAGSAANWELVHKWSAHCRYINAYGPTETTICATTWTYEGQEELPQQVPIGKPIANTKVYVLDAHGHLQPQGIPGELAIAGISVADGYINREELTNDKFVADPFIAGSRLYKTGDMVKWLADGSLEYLGRMDNQVKIRGFRIELDEVENVILSQAGVKEAVVLAKKEQGGDACLIAYLVWEQPDWNRDLRQELLATLPAYMVPTYIHVLERMPVTPNGKIDRKALPEPVMIREASKQLNPPVTEQEIRLAEIWKEVLDLQEISVDDHFYDLGGHSIKAIQLVARLHKEGIEVKIQTIFQYDTVRALAGYVDTVNRIRTTKAQDKKELETLIYAHFQVRSNYVEVPFGSKHRAVLYVEENARDKHQEILSLLRRSCDPAIQPHAIQYLDLSQKAWEKEKNHLQQAAFDEKETMPWQERLFNDLDQKLLHYSEAIVNQQAFIRQPLSPSQRYHVQEKDISGTVIRFERMIDPKTLEKAFLDVLKRHHLLRCTLAFEEAEPYWKEYPCPSEIELPVVDVSGESEERKEAVRQLLLSEYFYQQHDSIGSLSYKVILLKESEKEYSFIFPASHLIFDLISSEVLQNDINLYYEALENGTDLSENDRNTYWDFVQQITKGPIGIEDQQLMEEFDLLGFENSLLSIESQLPSSSALDGYTIVTCELDMDNPQETENTRIPIALLARFCERSYGVQKAPIFLMNFGRSFMGNHFFDVLGECIDHIPLHIDPSWSLDELETYVKVRLDLAKERNIHFTNLVQNPDVTENHPLSHQSLIQSLQMTPIICNFLGEQNKSQPSEYDHLFIKGKKRILFEASYTSMGKMTIFMALPYQEDERKLRVLLEEEAKKLIGMPLVIR; encoded by the coding sequence TTGAATGGTGTTCAGATAAAAAATATATACCGCTTGACACCTATGCAAGAAGGCATGCTGTATCACTTTATCCTTCATCCTGAATCAGAGGTTCACTTCGAACAAACGGTGATTACGATGGAGGAGTCGTTGCGGCTTGATCTCCTTGATCAGAGCTTTCGCGACCTCGTCGAAAGATTCGATATCCTGCGAACAGTCTTTCACTATAAAGAAAGTAAAAAGCCGCTGCAAATCGTGTTGAAGCAAAGAGAAGCAGCTATTCAGATCGAGGACATCTCTGACCTGAATCAGGATGAACAAGAAGCATTCGTAGAGCAATTTCTTGTAAGGGATCGGCGCAAGAGATTTGATCTGGAGAAAGATCTGTTGTTTCGGATGACCGTTATGAAATTGAGTGAAACAAAATACAAGATGGTGTGGAGCTTCCACCATATTATTATGGATGGCTGGTGCTTGGGGATTGTCGCAAAAGACTTTTTCCATATCTATCGCTCTTATCTTCAAAATAAGAAGGCTGAGCTGGCTCCACCTTATTCCTTCAGTAGCTATATCACTTGGCTTGGCAAGCAAAATAAACAAGAAGGACTCTCGTTCTGGCGCGATAGCCTGGATGGATTTGATCAACAATCTCCTTTACCGGTTGAATATATTTCAACCGGTAAGGGGTACCAACGAAAATCGATCGTGTTCCGCATTGATCGGGAAACGACTGCCCGTTTGGAGCAAATAGCGAGAGCAAATGATGTGACACTGAGCATCGTCTTTCATTCCCTCTGGGGATTGTTGCTGCATCGATACAATTATGCCAATGATGTTGTCTTCGGATCAGTTGTTTCGGGACGTCCTTCTGAACTCGTTGGTGTGGAAGAAATGGTTGGGTTGTTTGTCAATACGATCCCAATGCGGATTCGCAGTGAAGGCAAACAGACATTTTCGGAGTTGCTCGGACAGGTGCAACAATTCTTCACAGCCACAAGTAGCTACCAATACTTGTCTCTGGCGGATATTCAGTCCGAAACCGCATTAAAGCAAAACCTGATTCAGCATCTTATGGTCTTTGAAAACTATCCATTGACGGAAGAGGCATTCGACGAAGATGGAAAAGGCGGTTTATTCGGAATCACGGATGTCCAAGGATATGAGCAAACCAGCTATGACTTCAACTTGTGCATTATTCCCGGTAAGGAATTAGAAATTCACTTTATCTATAATGCACTTGCCTACAGTGATGCCTATCTGCAAAAAGTGCAAGCGCATCTGAATCAGTTGGTTCAGAGTGTCATCCGCAATCCCGACCAGCCAATTGCAAACATGCAAATGGTCACGGACGAGGAGCAGGCTCTCATTCTGGAACAATGGAATGACACGGAGATGCTGGTTGACCAAACGCGAACCATTGACCAGCTATTTAAGGAACAGGTCAAAAAGGGGCCGCATCACATTGCCGTGGTCGATCAGGAAGGCAGCTACACGTATCAGGAATTAGATGACAAATCCGATGCGCTGGCCCACGTTCTGCGTAAGAAAGGGGTAAAACCTGGCAGCATTGTTGGTGTGATGGTGGAGCGCTCTACTGCTTACAGCCTCGCCATCTTGGCCGTTTTGAAAGCAGGCGGTGCTTTTCTCCCTATTAGCACTGACCATCCGAGTGAACGGATCAGTTATATGATGGAAGATAGCGGGGCCAGCATTGTTTTGGTCCATGATCCGACAGTAGCGTATGCAGAGCGTATTCTCCCTGCAGCAATGGTGATCAATCTTGATGGTAGGAGCGTATACAACGGCGTTACAGCTGATGTAGAGACCTTTCATCGTTCCAGTGACATGGCCTACGTGATTTATACCTCCGGGTCAACGGGGAAGCCAAAGGGAGTAAGGCTGCACCACGTTGGAATCGCCAACCTCCAGCAGTTTTTCATCAACGATCTCGGTATCACCCAAAATGACAGGGTGTTGCAGTTTGCCAGCATCTCCTTTGATGCCTCTGTCTGGGAGTTTACGATGGGGGTATTGACGGGGGCGAGACTTGTCGTAGTCTCAAAGGATGTCGTACTCGATTCGCAGGCTTTCAGTGAGTATCTGCTGAGGCATGAAGTAACAGTCGCGACGCTTCCGCCTACCTTTGTGACGTATTTGGAACCGGAAAATTTCCCGAAATTGCAAACGTTAATCACCGCAGGTTCCGCAGCAAACTGGGAGCTCGTCCATAAATGGAGCGCCCATTGCCGCTACATCAATGCATACGGTCCAACCGAAACAACCATTTGTGCAACGACTTGGACGTATGAAGGGCAAGAGGAGCTGCCGCAGCAAGTGCCAATCGGAAAGCCCATTGCCAACACAAAAGTATACGTGCTGGATGCGCATGGTCATTTGCAGCCCCAGGGAATTCCTGGTGAGTTAGCGATCGCGGGTATTAGCGTCGCTGATGGCTACATCAATCGCGAGGAATTGACAAACGACAAATTCGTGGCAGATCCGTTTATTGCCGGTTCGAGGCTCTACAAGACGGGAGATATGGTGAAATGGCTTGCGGATGGAAGTCTGGAATATTTGGGGCGAATGGACAACCAGGTCAAGATACGCGGTTTCCGTATCGAGCTTGATGAGGTTGAAAACGTGATCCTATCCCAGGCGGGAGTGAAGGAAGCGGTCGTGTTGGCCAAAAAAGAGCAGGGAGGAGATGCCTGCCTGATCGCTTATCTGGTCTGGGAGCAGCCTGATTGGAACAGAGATTTGCGTCAGGAGCTTTTGGCCACCCTTCCAGCCTATATGGTACCAACGTATATCCACGTCCTTGAGAGAATGCCTGTCACACCGAATGGAAAAATAGATCGGAAAGCATTACCTGAGCCTGTCATGATCAGGGAGGCAAGTAAGCAACTGAATCCACCTGTTACAGAGCAAGAGATTAGGCTGGCAGAAATCTGGAAAGAAGTGCTGGACCTCCAGGAAATCAGTGTGGATGACCATTTTTATGATCTGGGCGGGCATTCTATCAAAGCGATCCAACTGGTAGCACGACTGCATAAGGAAGGCATCGAAGTGAAGATTCAAACGATCTTCCAATACGACACAGTCAGAGCGCTGGCAGGATATGTAGATACCGTAAATCGGATTCGTACCACAAAAGCGCAAGATAAAAAAGAGCTGGAAACCTTGATCTACGCCCATTTTCAAGTACGAAGCAACTATGTAGAGGTGCCGTTCGGCAGCAAGCACCGAGCTGTTCTGTACGTGGAAGAAAATGCGCGGGACAAACATCAAGAAATCCTGTCCTTATTGCGCAGGTCTTGCGATCCTGCGATACAGCCGCACGCCATTCAATATCTGGATCTCTCGCAAAAAGCATGGGAAAAAGAGAAGAATCATTTGCAACAAGCTGCGTTCGATGAGAAGGAAACGATGCCATGGCAGGAGCGCCTCTTCAACGACCTCGATCAGAAGCTCCTTCATTATTCGGAGGCGATCGTGAATCAGCAAGCTTTCATCAGGCAGCCACTGTCACCTTCACAGCGCTATCATGTACAGGAAAAGGACATTTCTGGAACAGTAATTCGCTTTGAGCGGATGATCGATCCGAAGACGCTGGAAAAAGCCTTCCTTGACGTTTTGAAGCGGCATCATTTACTACGATGCACGCTAGCTTTTGAGGAAGCAGAGCCATATTGGAAAGAATATCCTTGCCCTAGTGAAATTGAGCTTCCAGTTGTTGATGTATCGGGCGAATCGGAAGAAAGAAAAGAAGCGGTGCGCCAACTTTTACTGAGCGAATATTTTTACCAGCAGCATGATTCGATCGGCTCCTTGTCATACAAAGTGATCTTGCTGAAAGAGAGCGAGAAAGAGTACTCGTTCATATTCCCGGCATCGCATCTCATTTTTGATTTGATTAGCAGCGAGGTTCTGCAAAACGACATAAACCTGTATTACGAAGCATTGGAGAATGGCACAGACCTCTCGGAAAATGATCGGAATACGTATTGGGATTTCGTCCAGCAAATTACGAAAGGTCCAATCGGAATCGAAGATCAACAGCTTATGGAGGAGTTTGATCTCCTCGGATTTGAGAATAGTCTTTTGTCCATCGAAAGCCAGCTTCCATCTTCATCTGCTTTGGACGGATACACGATTGTTACCTGCGAACTGGATATGGATAACCCGCAGGAGACAGAAAATACGCGAATTCCGATTGCTCTTTTAGCCAGATTTTGCGAAAGAAGTTATGGAGTCCAAAAGGCCCCCATCTTCCTTATGAACTTTGGCAGATCCTTTATGGGGAACCATTTCTTCGATGTTCTTGGCGAGTGCATCGATCATATTCCACTTCATATTGATCCGTCGTGGAGTCTCGATGAGTTGGAAACGTATGTGAAAGTTCGGTTGGATCTCGCAAAGGAGAGGAACATCCATTTCACCAATCTCGTGCAAAATCCTGACGTAACGGAAAACCATCCTCTTTCCCACCAATCACTCATCCAATCCTTGCAGATGACACCTATTATTTGCAACTTTTTGGGTGAGCAGAACAAGAGTCAACCAAGTGAATACGATCACCTGTTTATCAAGGGAAAGAAGCGTATTCTCTTTGAGGCTTCCTATACATCCATGGGCAAAATGACTATTTTTATGGCTCTGCCATATCAAGAGGATGAAAGGAAGCTGCGAGTGCTCTTAGAGGAAGAAGCGAAAAAATTGATAGGAATGCCTCTAGTCATACGCTAA